A segment of the Odoribacter splanchnicus DSM 20712 genome:
ATAGTTTATAAAGTCACCGGGGACAACCCGAAGGCTCAAGTGCTGATCGGGGAGAAGATGCCTACTTTTGTTTATTATAATTTGCTGTATCGCTACGATCTGAAAGACCGGAACGAGATCCTCTGGATTTCGGAGCGTGACGGATGGCGCCATCTTTATCTCTATGATGCGGATAACGGTCAGGTGAAACGACAACTGACCAAAGGGGAATGGGTAGTGAAACGGGTGTTGCATGTGGACGATGCCGCCAGGGTGGTTTATTTGGTAGGGTGCGGAAAAGATGCCGGTGAAGATCCCTATCTCGAGAAAGTATACCGGCTGAATATAGAGAATGGAGAATTGCTCTGCCTGACACCTGAAAATGGAAACCATCAAGTGGAATTTTCCAGGGATTATACCTATTTTACAGATAGCTGGTCCCGGATCGATTGTCCGCCGGTAGCTGCTTTGCGTAGTGCGAAAGACGGATCGGTCTTGTTGTCTTTGGAAAAGGCCGATATCAGCAAGATGCTGGCAGAAGGGTGGAGAATGCCTGAAGTGTTTTGTGCTAAAGGAAGAGACGGAGAAACCGATATTTGGGGAGTTATCGTCCGTCCGGTAGATTTCGACCCGTCCAAAAAATATCCCGTAATCGAGTATATCTATGCCGGACCACACGATTCTTTTGTCCCGAAATCTTTCACCGTATCTCCGGTAGATGCCGCTTTGGCGCAATTGGGCTTTATCGTGGTACAGATCGACGGAATGGGGACGGCTAACCGTTCGAAAAAATTCCATGATGTATGTTGGAAAAACCTGAAAGACGGAGGCTTTCCCGACCGGATCGCCTGGATGAAGGCTGCGGCGGCTAAATATCCTGAGATGGATATCGACCGGGTTGGGATTTATGGCTGCTCGGCAGGCGGACAAAATGCGATGGGAGCTGTATTGTTCCACCCTGATTTTTATAAAGTGAGTGTCGCTGCTTGCGGTTGCCATGATAACCGGATGGATAAGATCTGGTGGAATGAACAGTGGATGGGGTATCCCGTCGGAAAAGAATATGAAGAATGCTCCAATACGGTGAATGCTTATCGTCTGCAAGGGAAATTGATGCTGATCCTGGGGGAATTGGACGATAATGTCGATCCTTCGACAACTTTCCAGGTGGTGAATGCTTTGATCGGTGCCGGTAAAGAGTTTGAATTTGTAGTATTGCCCAACCAGCGGCATACGATGGGCGGAGCTTACGGTGAACGGAAAAGACGGGATTTCTTTATCCGGCATTTACAAGGCCTGCAAACTCCGGATTGGAATAAAGAGGAAAAGAAATAAAATCGAATCATAAATAAAAAGCTTATGAAAAAAAGAGTGATGACTTTTGTTGCCGCATGTCTGGCACTGAGTGTGTGTGCTCAGAAGAATGGACATACCGGTTATCCCATTACCCCGGTTCCTTTTACAGCTGTAAAAGTGAACGATGCCTTTTGGGGACAACGACTGAAAGCCAGCCGTGAAGTGACGATTCCGCTGGCATTCAGTAAATGCGAAGAAACAGGACGCTACAAGAATTTCGAAATGGCCGCTAATCCCGGTCCTCATAATAAAGTAACCGGATTTTCTTTTGACGATACCGATGTGTATAAAACGATCGAAGGGGCCAGCTATCTGTTGCAGACGTATCCGGATGAAAAATTGAAAAAATATATCGACAGTGTGCTGGTGATCGTTGCCAGGGCACAGGAACCGGACGGATATCTGTATACTTCCCGGACGATGAATCCGGAACACCCCCATGAATGGGCCGGATCGAAACGCTGGGAAAAAGTGGAAGACCTGAGCCACGAGTTTTATAACCTGGGGCATATGGTTGAAGGGGCTGTCGCTCACTATCAGGCTACCGGACAGAAAAACTTTCTGAATATTGCGATCCGCTATGCCGACTGTGTTTGCCGTGAGATCGGTGATAAACCCGGACAGCAGGTGAAAGTGCCCGGACATCAGATCGCCGAGATGGCTTTGGCGAAGTTGTATGTGGTGACCGGGGATAAAAAATACCTGGATGAAGCGAAATTTTTCCTGGATAAGCGGGGATATACGGAACGGAAAGACGAATATAGCCAGGCTCATAAGCCGATTCTGGAACAGAACGAGGCCGTCGGACATGCTGTCAGGGCTGCTTATATGTATTCCGGTATCGCCGATGTCGCTGCCCTGACCGGTGATCAGGAGTATATCGATGCGA
Coding sequences within it:
- a CDS encoding S9 family peptidase, coding for MKIIPVILLLVFSCAVCAQELKEKYAEADGFRQKYEAGYFGGNITPRWIGNTHFCWYAVKTPAGTDFILVNAGKRQKQPAFDQKAMAKALTAELGRKVEPGKMPFREIVFSDDLKQLTFVTEGMKYTYDRNKNKVIGKVKEEPRRREGHWGGVNEENWQGATPSPDGKKEAFVSEGNLFVRDISSGKVNRLSYDGAPGEYYSSFISWSPDSRKLVSCKYRPAWIRKLKTVVSSPAGQLQPKMEEIDYVKPGDALPVKRPVLFLVEEGRQVNIEFAEPEKQFNLNNIRWADDSRSFTFDYNKRGHQEYIVYKVTGDNPKAQVLIGEKMPTFVYYNLLYRYDLKDRNEILWISERDGWRHLYLYDADNGQVKRQLTKGEWVVKRVLHVDDAARVVYLVGCGKDAGEDPYLEKVYRLNIENGELLCLTPENGNHQVEFSRDYTYFTDSWSRIDCPPVAALRSAKDGSVLLSLEKADISKMLAEGWRMPEVFCAKGRDGETDIWGVIVRPVDFDPSKKYPVIEYIYAGPHDSFVPKSFTVSPVDAALAQLGFIVVQIDGMGTANRSKKFHDVCWKNLKDGGFPDRIAWMKAAAAKYPEMDIDRVGIYGCSAGGQNAMGAVLFHPDFYKVSVAACGCHDNRMDKIWWNEQWMGYPVGKEYEECSNTVNAYRLQGKLMLILGELDDNVDPSTTFQVVNALIGAGKEFEFVVLPNQRHTMGGAYGERKRRDFFIRHLQGLQTPDWNKEEKK